A segment of the Pseudomonadota bacterium genome:
TGGACGGCGCGGCCCGGGTGCGGGAGGGCAGTAGTTTGTTTCAGAGTTTGAACCGCACCGGCTATTTTCCTCCCATGACCTTGCATTTGATTGCCAGCGGCGAGTCCAGTGGCAAACTCGAAGAAATGTTGGATCAGGCAGCCCAGACCTTGGAGCGGGATCAGGAAATGTGGGTTAACAGCCTGGTATCGGTTCTTGGTCCGCTGATTATTTTGACGATGGGCGGCATCGTGTTGCTGATCGTTCTATCGATCATGCTGCCCGTATTTAATCTCAACCAACTTGTGACTTAGGTGGCTATGAAGCATCGGAACAAACGTGAGCGTGGGTTCACCCTGATCGAGATTATGGTCGTCGTGGTGATTCTGGGGATCCTTGCGGCGGTGATTGTGCCGAACATCATGGATCGCCCGGACGTGGCGAGAATCACCAAAGCCAAGCAGGATGTGCGTGCGATCGAAACCGCATTAAACCTTTATCGGCTGGACAACTTTCGTTATCCCACCACCGATCAGGGCGTGGAGGCGTTGGTGACCAAGCCCAATATTTCCCCCGTGCCCTCAAATTACAAGGCCGGCGGCTACCTGGGGCGATTGCCCAAAGACCCCTGGGGTAACGATTATATTTACCTGAGTCCGGGCGTACATGGGGAATTTGACCTCAGCAGCTTGGGCGCCGACGGACGGCTGGGGGGCGAGGGTTTTAATGCCGACATCAACAACTGGGAGTTGGAATAAGCTCGCTCGGCGATCGATCCGCTCTGTTACGCCGGCGGGTTTCACGCTCATCGAACTGCTGGTCGTCATTGTGATCATCGGCGTCGTGCTGAGTTTCGCCACCCTGGGTTTTAGAAGCGGGGACCGTTCGCGGGCGCTGGCTTATGAGGCAGAGCGGGCATTTTACTGTCTCAGTCTGGCCGCCGAAGAGGCTTTGCTATCCGAGCGACACCTGGGCTTTCAGATGACCCCAAAAGGCTACGGATTTATGGAATTCGGCGCGGCCGGGTGGGTGCTCTCGCCCAAGAATCCCTGCGCACCGCGTGATTGGCCGGAGTGGCTGGAGGCCGATTTGGTGGTGGAAGGCAACGCCCTCGAAGCGCCAGACGAGGACACCCCGGTGCCGGAAATCTATGTTTTGGCCGGTGGCGAGATGAGCCCGT
Coding sequences within it:
- the gspG gene encoding type II secretion system major pseudopilin GspG, producing the protein MKHRNKRERGFTLIEIMVVVVILGILAAVIVPNIMDRPDVARITKAKQDVRAIETALNLYRLDNFRYPTTDQGVEALVTKPNISPVPSNYKAGGYLGRLPKDPWGNDYIYLSPGVHGEFDLSSLGADGRLGGEGFNADINNWELE
- the gspH gene encoding type II secretion system minor pseudopilin GspH, with product MPTSTTGSWNKLARRSIRSVTPAGFTLIELLVVIVIIGVVLSFATLGFRSGDRSRALAYEAERAFYCLSLAAEEALLSERHLGFQMTPKGYGFMEFGAAGWVLSPKNPCAPRDWPEWLEADLVVEGNALEAPDEDTPVPEIYVLAGGEMSPFSLILSHQSMAFRIAGDVLGRVTLEPVAP